A region from the Chlamydiota bacterium genome encodes:
- a CDS encoding type II/IV secretion system protein, with product MYELNASEIGKELIDAKIISQEDFEKILFGVKKGKAFDQLVLDQEGVSESIFFQTVAKILKLPFIEVTDYRIDPEVVQLISARTAKEFCVFPLFKIHKNLVVAMVDPSHVLALDQIRQESGFEPDPVIGSRSEILKMVDQYYGAHHSMGTLVENLQRGEEIKEVPVIPLETLTLGENQPAVQLLNLLIEHAVKEGASDIHIEPELDRLRVRIRVDGVLHEVPAPPKKYENILISRAKIMADLNIAESRVPQDGRFSTQVDRKRIDVRVSTMPTVHGENIVLRILDAKALQIHLQELGFSSGIYQRFECLIKKPYGMILVTGPTGSGKTTTLYAALRSINSLEKNIVTIEDPVEYKLEIVRQIQVNPKVGLTFASGLRSIVRQDPNIIMVGEIRDSETAGIATQSALTGHLVFSTLHTNDAAGAAVRLIEMGVEPFLVSSSVIGIVAQRLVRLTCEKCKKTESLSQKVLQMYQLEGSSPMKGAGCRFCRHTGFKGRMGIFELLELNDNIRQLVSSKVAASEIKKKAIESGMKTMLQDGLEKVRQGKTSLDEVLRVAEIGK from the coding sequence ATGTATGAGCTAAATGCTTCAGAAATTGGAAAAGAACTCATCGATGCAAAAATTATTTCTCAGGAAGACTTTGAAAAGATTCTTTTCGGAGTTAAAAAGGGCAAGGCTTTTGATCAGCTTGTTTTAGATCAAGAAGGGGTGAGCGAAAGTATTTTTTTTCAAACCGTAGCCAAAATTTTAAAACTTCCCTTTATAGAAGTCACTGATTACCGCATTGATCCTGAAGTTGTTCAGCTTATTTCCGCTCGTACGGCCAAGGAATTCTGTGTTTTCCCTCTCTTCAAAATTCATAAAAATTTGGTCGTTGCCATGGTGGATCCAAGTCACGTGTTGGCTTTGGACCAGATTCGTCAAGAATCTGGTTTTGAGCCGGATCCTGTGATTGGCTCACGATCTGAAATTTTGAAAATGGTCGACCAATATTACGGGGCTCATCATTCCATGGGGACGTTGGTGGAAAATCTTCAGCGAGGGGAAGAGATCAAGGAAGTACCTGTGATTCCTTTGGAAACGCTTACCTTGGGAGAGAATCAGCCCGCGGTTCAGCTCTTAAATCTTTTGATTGAACATGCAGTGAAGGAAGGAGCAAGCGATATCCATATTGAGCCTGAACTGGATCGCTTGCGGGTTCGCATTCGAGTGGATGGTGTTTTGCATGAGGTTCCAGCCCCTCCAAAAAAATATGAAAATATTTTAATTTCCCGTGCCAAAATCATGGCGGATTTAAATATTGCGGAAAGTCGAGTTCCTCAAGATGGTCGTTTTTCAACTCAAGTGGATCGTAAGCGAATTGATGTTCGTGTCTCGACTATGCCAACGGTACATGGCGAAAATATCGTATTAAGAATTCTGGATGCCAAGGCCTTACAAATTCATCTTCAAGAGTTGGGTTTTTCCAGTGGAATTTATCAGCGTTTTGAGTGTTTGATTAAGAAACCCTACGGAATGATCTTAGTGACCGGTCCGACCGGGAGTGGGAAAACGACCACTCTTTATGCAGCTTTAAGGAGTATTAACAGTCTTGAAAAGAATATTGTCACCATTGAAGATCCGGTCGAATACAAGTTAGAAATTGTGAGGCAGATTCAAGTCAATCCCAAGGTTGGTTTAACGTTTGCCTCAGGTTTGAGGTCTATCGTTAGGCAAGATCCAAATATTATTATGGTGGGTGAAATCAGAGATTCAGAAACGGCGGGTATTGCCACTCAGTCAGCGCTGACAGGTCATTTGGTTTTTAGCACACTTCACACCAATGATGCCGCAGGGGCGGCTGTTCGATTGATTGAAATGGGGGTTGAACCCTTTCTAGTTTCTTCTTCTGTGATTGGAATTGTAGCCCAACGCTTGGTTCGTCTTACGTGTGAGAAGTGTAAAAAGACGGAGTCCCTTTCTCAAAAAGTCCTTCAAATGTATCAGCTGGAGGGGAGTTCTCCCATGAAAGGAGCAGGATGCCGGTTTTGTCGTCATACGGGTTTCAAAGGGCGGATGGGGATTTTTGAACTTTTAGAATTGAATGATAATATTCGCCAACTTGTTTCTTCAAAGGTAGCTGCTAGCGAGATCAAAAAGAAAGCCATTGAATCAGGAATGAAAACCATGCTCCAAGATGGGTTAGAAAAGGTTCGGCAGGGCAAGACCAGTTTGGATGAGGTGTTGAGGGTGGCTGAGATTGGGAAGTGA
- a CDS encoding Rne/Rng family ribonuclease, whose amino-acid sequence MSKEIIINSEGKERRIAFLEDGQLEDFSIERESDRRLVGSVYKGIIENVVPGIQAAFVNVGLEKNGFLHVSDIINPSDAYRDILDEEIDEEVKTPSEGEASPPPMERPQKKATIDELVKTGQEVVVQVIKDPIGTKGVRLSTNISLPGRYMVLLPDDPRRGISRRIMDKTERARLREILWSLNVPENVGIIIRTVGEGMHKKYFIRDLRYLLGLWKKIERRRQEYTAPNSLHTELDLALKTVRDAFTESVGRLVVDSRDDFRKIKRFVSAVLPRLRSKVELYSGIEPIFEHIGIEKEIKKIFDRKVWLKTGGYLIIEQTEALVAIDVNSGRNVGKNDLEETILETNMEAVEEVAKQMRLRNVGGIVIIDLIDMKTKRNQMKVLQKLRMCLRRDKAKTNILPISEIGLVEMTRQRVQESTNKALYESCPVCSGLGSIKSSTSIILEVLRELKSIVAKKKITSSKIILHPKVADKLLTEEKEIYVQMERSLKGKLEIEKDVELNLDDYKIVY is encoded by the coding sequence ATGTCAAAAGAAATTATTATTAACAGTGAAGGAAAGGAACGAAGAATCGCCTTTTTAGAGGATGGACAACTGGAAGATTTCTCGATCGAACGTGAATCCGATCGGCGTTTGGTGGGGAGCGTTTATAAAGGGATTATTGAAAATGTTGTTCCTGGAATTCAGGCTGCTTTTGTGAATGTAGGGCTGGAAAAAAATGGGTTCCTTCATGTTTCAGATATTATTAATCCGAGCGATGCCTATCGGGATATTTTAGATGAAGAAATTGATGAAGAGGTAAAAACTCCTAGTGAGGGGGAAGCTTCACCTCCTCCTATGGAGCGACCTCAGAAAAAGGCAACCATTGATGAATTAGTTAAAACGGGCCAAGAGGTTGTGGTCCAAGTCATCAAGGATCCCATTGGAACAAAAGGAGTCAGGCTTTCAACGAATATCAGTTTGCCGGGTCGTTATATGGTTTTACTCCCGGATGATCCACGCCGAGGTATTTCACGAAGGATTATGGATAAAACTGAGCGGGCCCGACTTCGCGAGATTCTATGGTCTCTCAATGTTCCAGAAAATGTTGGAATTATTATTCGTACCGTTGGAGAGGGGATGCATAAAAAGTATTTTATTCGGGATTTAAGATACTTGCTAGGGCTTTGGAAAAAGATTGAACGCCGCCGTCAAGAGTACACAGCCCCTAATTCTCTTCATACGGAACTAGACTTGGCTTTGAAGACCGTAAGGGATGCCTTCACTGAATCCGTGGGACGTTTAGTGGTAGATTCCAGGGATGATTTTCGAAAGATTAAACGGTTTGTCAGTGCAGTTCTTCCCCGCTTGAGGTCAAAAGTTGAACTTTATTCTGGAATTGAACCCATTTTTGAACATATAGGAATTGAAAAAGAGATCAAGAAAATTTTTGATCGAAAGGTATGGCTAAAAACGGGAGGGTATTTAATTATTGAACAGACAGAGGCCCTTGTTGCCATTGATGTTAATTCAGGTCGGAATGTTGGAAAGAATGATTTAGAGGAAACGATTCTTGAAACCAATATGGAGGCCGTAGAAGAAGTTGCTAAACAAATGAGACTTCGCAATGTGGGTGGCATTGTTATTATTGATTTAATTGACATGAAGACCAAAAGAAATCAGATGAAGGTTCTTCAAAAATTGAGAATGTGTCTGCGTAGAGATAAGGCGAAGACCAATATTCTTCCTATCAGTGAGATCGGACTTGTGGAAATGACTCGCCAAAGAGTTCAAGAAAGTACCAATAAAGCTCTTTACGAGTCTTGTCCTGTTTGCTCTGGTTTAGGAAGTATCAAATCCAGTACAAGCATTATTCTTGAAGTTTTGCGAGAACTCAAAAGCATTGTCGCAAAGAAAAAAATAACCTCGTCCAAAATTATTCTTCATCCCAAGGTTGCCGATAAACTTTTAACAGAAGAAAAGGAAATTTATGTACAGATGGAGAGGAGCCTAAAGGGAAAATTGGAAATAGAGAAGGATGTGGAACTGAATTTAGATGATTATAAGATCGTATATTAG
- the mrdA gene encoding penicillin-binding protein 2 has protein sequence MGQFGLDRRLFILKFGVTFTLVSLIGVFWYVQVIKRERYLGLSQDNRIRRVWIPAPRGKILDRHGLVMVDNRPSFDVAIEYEAIKRKKVPLNFLAASLGTTPDRIEQVTRSYHGPAYLSVPIERDVNMDLLTQVEEARFKMPWVTVEENPVRAYLLGDCASSILGYVGAINRQEYETLKDRGYHWLDVIGRTGVENSCESYLRGESGGMQIEVDSRGYREQILSIKRPVRGRDVYLTLDMKIQQTLEEILREKRAVGIVMNPNTGEILAAVSRPGFDLNVFIKPDLKEEALKLFKDPNRPLMNRVFQGSYAPGSIFKLVVASAGLDTGVMNETSLVHCSGSVKIGGSTFRCWKELGHGEVTLEEAIRYSCNVFFYQLGLNLGPERMAKYAKKFGFGEPTGLDVGGDRAGVIPSPLWKRQKLHEGWFRGDTANFAIGQGFVSVTPLQMAVMVSTLANGGKLFSPSLVKKVVLPDGRTLIEMGPKEKGSLGLSTSVLSLIKKGMWEVVNEGDGTGRAARLDSVEISGKTGTVQVVQHDQMIKNGWFVSFAPSQNPKYVLVLLVEGVESGGHDVAPLAKEIYERIL, from the coding sequence ATGGGTCAATTCGGTTTAGACCGCAGGCTCTTTATTTTAAAGTTTGGGGTTACCTTTACGCTTGTCTCTTTGATTGGAGTTTTTTGGTATGTTCAAGTCATAAAGAGGGAACGTTACTTAGGGCTTTCACAAGACAATAGAATTCGTAGAGTTTGGATCCCAGCTCCACGAGGAAAAATTTTGGATCGTCATGGGCTTGTGATGGTAGATAATCGGCCAAGTTTTGATGTGGCGATAGAGTACGAAGCCATTAAAAGAAAAAAAGTGCCTTTGAATTTTTTGGCGGCCTCGTTAGGGACAACCCCTGACAGAATAGAACAGGTTACGAGATCTTATCATGGCCCAGCCTATCTTTCAGTCCCGATTGAGAGGGATGTGAATATGGATCTTTTAACTCAGGTCGAAGAGGCAAGGTTTAAAATGCCGTGGGTGACCGTAGAGGAAAACCCTGTTCGAGCCTATCTCCTGGGGGACTGTGCCTCTTCGATTTTAGGATATGTTGGAGCGATTAATCGACAAGAGTACGAAACCTTAAAGGATAGAGGTTATCACTGGCTAGATGTTATTGGACGAACAGGGGTTGAAAATAGTTGTGAATCTTATTTACGAGGAGAGTCAGGAGGAATGCAAATAGAGGTTGATAGTCGGGGGTATCGAGAACAAATTTTGTCCATTAAAAGGCCTGTTCGCGGACGAGATGTTTATCTTACTTTGGATATGAAAATTCAGCAGACGCTCGAAGAAATTTTGAGAGAAAAACGAGCCGTCGGAATTGTGATGAATCCCAATACAGGTGAGATTTTGGCTGCTGTCAGCCGACCTGGTTTTGATCTAAATGTGTTTATTAAACCTGATTTGAAGGAAGAAGCTCTAAAGCTCTTTAAAGATCCTAATCGACCTTTGATGAATCGAGTCTTTCAAGGAAGTTATGCCCCGGGTTCTATTTTTAAGTTGGTGGTCGCCAGTGCTGGATTGGATACAGGAGTGATGAATGAAACCAGTCTTGTCCATTGTTCAGGCTCCGTGAAAATAGGGGGTTCCACTTTCAGATGCTGGAAGGAATTAGGGCATGGAGAGGTGACGTTAGAGGAAGCCATTCGATATTCATGCAATGTTTTTTTTTATCAACTGGGACTTAATTTAGGGCCTGAGCGAATGGCCAAATACGCTAAGAAATTTGGCTTTGGAGAACCCACAGGGCTAGATGTTGGAGGTGATCGAGCGGGAGTCATTCCTTCTCCCCTTTGGAAGCGCCAGAAATTGCATGAGGGATGGTTTCGAGGGGATACGGCCAATTTTGCTATTGGACAAGGGTTTGTTTCTGTGACTCCTTTACAAATGGCTGTGATGGTTTCGACCCTAGCCAACGGGGGAAAGCTTTTTTCTCCTTCTTTAGTGAAGAAAGTCGTTCTTCCGGATGGAAGGACTTTGATTGAAATGGGTCCCAAAGAAAAAGGTTCGTTGGGTTTATCCACGTCGGTTCTTTCTTTGATTAAAAAAGGGATGTGGGAGGTCGTCAATGAAGGGGATGGGACCGGTCGGGCGGCACGATTAGACTCAGTAGAAATTTCTGGGAAGACGGGAACGGTTCAAGTTGTTCAGCATGATCAAATGATTAAGAATGGCTGGTTTGTCTCATTTGCTCCTTCTCAAAATCCAAAATATGTTTTGGTTCTTTTGGTCGAGGGAGTGGAATCAGGAGGGCATGACGTCGCTCCTCTGGCCAAAGAGATTTATGAAAGGATTTTGTAG
- the rodA gene encoding rod shape-determining protein RodA — MIPLRALKFINLKILFLMLFLLGIGLAFIYSASYQDSGALLFVHKQLFFIGVGLIAFWFAMNMEFRTLNLASPFFYFSSLLMLVLVLWVGQIHNGAKSWFDFGFFSLQPSEIAKMGIVFMLARYLSERREDRFKLSYVLISTIWVGIPMLLILKQPDLGTAMVLVPVLLGMLFIAGARLRYLVGMILLSVLSLPVIWSVLHSYQRQRLMVFLNPNRDPLGSGYHAIQSKIAVGSGGWFGKGWLQGTQSQLHFVPERHTDFIFSVLGEEWGFIGCWMVLLAYLLLILSALQVATSSEDLFGRLLAVGFVLVLIAHVIINTGMTVGVAPITGIPLSLISYGGSHLITIMACLGFIENIHIAKNLR, encoded by the coding sequence ATGATTCCTTTACGGGCTCTTAAATTTATAAATTTAAAAATTTTGTTTCTGATGCTCTTTTTATTGGGAATCGGTCTTGCCTTTATCTACAGCGCCTCTTATCAAGATTCGGGCGCTCTTTTATTCGTTCATAAACAGCTCTTTTTTATTGGAGTGGGATTGATTGCATTTTGGTTTGCCATGAATATGGAATTTAGAACGCTCAACTTGGCATCTCCTTTTTTTTATTTTTCAAGTTTATTGATGCTCGTTCTTGTTCTTTGGGTCGGACAGATTCACAATGGAGCAAAAAGTTGGTTTGATTTTGGATTCTTCTCTTTGCAACCTTCAGAGATTGCAAAGATGGGAATTGTTTTCATGCTGGCTCGATATCTATCAGAGCGTCGCGAAGATCGATTCAAACTTTCTTATGTTTTAATTTCGACTATTTGGGTAGGGATTCCGATGCTTCTTATTTTAAAACAGCCCGATTTAGGAACGGCGATGGTTCTTGTCCCTGTGTTATTGGGGATGCTTTTTATAGCAGGGGCTCGCCTCCGATATTTGGTTGGAATGATTCTCTTAAGTGTGTTGTCACTTCCTGTGATTTGGAGTGTTCTTCATTCCTATCAACGCCAGAGGCTAATGGTTTTTTTAAATCCAAATCGAGATCCTTTAGGATCTGGTTATCATGCCATTCAATCTAAGATTGCCGTTGGATCGGGGGGATGGTTTGGTAAAGGATGGCTTCAAGGAACGCAAAGTCAACTTCACTTTGTCCCAGAACGTCATACGGATTTTATTTTTTCTGTTCTAGGGGAAGAATGGGGCTTTATAGGCTGTTGGATGGTTCTTCTGGCGTATTTGCTTCTGATTTTAAGCGCCCTTCAAGTGGCAACATCTTCTGAGGATCTTTTTGGAAGGTTGTTGGCCGTTGGATTTGTACTGGTTCTCATAGCTCATGTGATCATTAATACGGGAATGACCGTGGGTGTTGCGCCTATTACAGGAATTCCACTTTCACTCATCAGTTATGGGGGATCTCATCTGATTACCATCATGGCATGTTTAGGTTTCATAGAAAATATTCATATAGCGAAAAACTTACGATAG
- the mreC gene encoding rod shape-determining protein MreC, producing the protein MSRSRLLIYIALFSLLPLVLIGLPRALTRHWSFFFNETSVPILKFSERFINRAKNFLFVLGNFSQEEEEQNHLKREVTRLRFERDQFKNVSLENERLVNLLHFIQESSSVLLSTRVVGRAPSRWNESVWIDLGAKDGLEPGMAVLSYEGVAGKIVEVMPKWSRVLLLIDENSKVGAVVERTREIGILEGRGLSCVLKFLPREAQVKPGDRVVTSGLSRFFPPGLEIGRVVKVQDDAEGLFQYAEVSPEVHFGKLEEVSVVMTKERGIKELES; encoded by the coding sequence TTGTCGAGAAGCCGGCTATTGATTTATATTGCTTTATTTTCCTTACTGCCTCTTGTTTTGATAGGCCTTCCTAGAGCATTGACTCGTCATTGGTCATTTTTTTTTAACGAGACCAGTGTCCCTATTCTTAAATTTTCTGAACGATTTATAAATCGAGCCAAAAATTTCTTATTCGTTTTAGGAAATTTTTCTCAAGAAGAGGAAGAACAAAATCATTTAAAGCGAGAAGTGACGCGTCTTAGATTTGAAAGAGACCAATTTAAGAACGTTTCTCTTGAAAATGAAAGGCTGGTCAATCTTCTTCATTTTATTCAGGAGAGTTCTTCAGTTCTTTTGAGTACTCGGGTGGTGGGAAGGGCCCCAAGTCGTTGGAATGAGAGTGTGTGGATTGATCTAGGGGCCAAAGACGGTTTAGAACCTGGAATGGCCGTTTTATCTTATGAGGGTGTGGCTGGAAAAATTGTTGAGGTAATGCCCAAGTGGAGTCGTGTTCTCTTGCTTATTGATGAGAATTCTAAAGTGGGAGCGGTGGTCGAAAGGACACGGGAAATAGGAATTCTTGAGGGGAGAGGGTTATCTTGCGTTTTGAAGTTTCTTCCTCGGGAAGCCCAAGTGAAGCCGGGAGATCGTGTTGTGACTTCAGGTTTAAGTCGTTTTTTTCCGCCTGGGCTTGAAATCGGTCGGGTGGTCAAAGTTCAGGATGATGCAGAGGGGCTTTTTCAATATGCAGAGGTTTCCCCCGAGGTGCATTTTGGAAAACTGGAAGAGGTGAGTGTGGTGATGACAAAAGAAAGAGGAATTAAAGAGTTAGAGTCTTAA